The DNA window TATTATGGCTAGTTACTTGATTAGTCTACAGCCTCCACCTGGCACTGACAGAATGCCAAGGAAACGCGGAGCCATAGGGCCCACCTACCAGCAGGTACCCATCGAAactccaaaaaaataaaaataaaagaggAAGAAAACAAAATGTTTTCCGTCACATCATGCATGTGCCGAACCGAAACAGAGCAAAGCAGAGCACCGCTTCCTCTGTTTTCTCTTGGCCGCGAGGACAGGCAGACGTGCGCCGCCATGGACGGCGATCAGCAGCCGCAGCTCCGGTGATCCACGACGAGCTCCCTTATCAGCGCCTCGAACACGGCGGCCTCGACCTCAGCGCCGACGTCGCGGCGCTCGGGCTCTACGTCGGCGGCGACTAGCTTGGAGGTCGGGAGCTCGGACGCGACCAGCTCGGACACCCGTGCCAGCTCCTCCCTGTGCGCGTCCCAGTAGGCGGCAGCGGACTCGTCGTTGCTGCTGTGCTTGGGGCTCGTGCGGTAGTAGCAGTCGTCCTCGTCGGCGCCGTCCCTGAGTTGGAGGTCCTCGGACTTGGCGAGAAGCTGCGCGAGCAGCGCGGGGCTGTACGCCGCGTCCAGGAGGTCCCGGAAGACGTCCATGGTCGCGGCAGCGCCCTTGGATGACGGGGACAGCAGCAGCTTGCCGTGGACTGAGGAGCTCTCGAACGGGTGGTCCAGGACGGAGACGGGGCTCAGCTGCTGCttctcgtcgtcggagtcggagtcgtaGCGCTCCACGGTAGTGTCCTGTGCCTTGACAGCGtcgtcagcggcggcggcggtcttgACGGCGTCCAGCTCCATGTGCCGCCGGTCGTCGGAGCACGGTGCCGGCGGCACGGCGGCCGGGTTGGTGGCCGTGGCCGCCAGCTTGAAGGAGTCGGAAAACTGCAGTTTGGCGGGCTTCCGCTGGGCCGCCGCCGCTCTGCTGCTGCCGCGGAGGATCTTGGAGAGCAGGAGCTGGAGGAGCCCGCCggcaggctgctgctgctgctgctgcttcttgcCACCGCCGGCAGTGGCCCGGGCGGTCGCCTTGCTCTTCTTGCTGGTGAGGCGCcggagcacggcggcggcggcgtcgttgCCGTCGGCGACGGCGGGCCAGCAGAGCGCGGTGTCGTAGCCGTCCAGGAGGCGCGAGGAGGAGCAGCCCTTCTCGAGCAGGTGCAGGTCCAGGACGAAGGGCTCCTGCTTCTCCTCCAGCAGCTCCGACAGGCGCCGGccggacggcgacggcgacaggCACGCCATTGCTTGCAGTTGTCGTAGTAGAGAGACAGAGAGTTGTGTAGTAggcgcagagagagagagagagagagagagagagagagagaggtgtctGCTGGACTCTGGACGACGTTGGAGTCTGGACTCTCTGAAGAATGAGCAAAccgaggaggaggggaggggggctGTGGATGCGTGGAGGGTGGGGAGCTTATaatggagaagaagatagagaggaGTGGTAGTAGACAGATCACAGATGAGACAAGGAGGTTGACAGCAGATTCTTGTAAGCTTTGCTTGCTGGCTTCCTAATCCTGTCCTATTATCAGACAAGCGTTCATTTTCCTAATCACACATGGCTAAACAAAGCATTTTTCTTCTCAATGCTGTTGTTTGGTGTGTTGCATATGCCCATTCATGCACGGAAATGGCTGACCTGACAGAACTCATTGTTGCCATGCCCGTGTGGGACATGGGAGTGAGTGTGGTGATATGCAGGGACATGGGAGTGAGTACATAATACCCCTACTCTTATCTTTTTTGTGTGTATGAAAAAAGAGGAGAAAGCTGAATGTGCATGCATTGCGACGGGGGTGCTGTCAAATCGCCAGGTGGAAAACTGAAAAGGCTGGGAGCCTGGGACTGGCAGTGCAGTGTAGTGCAGGGCGTGAGATGAACAGCGCTAGGCCTGGAGTTGGTAGGGTTATTCAAGTGCACTTCTACTCGTACTGCAGTGGTTTTGGTTTGAATCCTGATGGCAAGCAGAACAGTTATGTTTTCGGCAGCTTTTGCAGTTTTTTCGCCGTGTGTGTATCAGATGTTCAGATTGTTGCGGCCTGAGACTCGGGGGCAGTTtgatgccaaaatttttggcaaaacgctactgtagcgttttcgttgttatttgacaattagtgtccaatcatagtctaattaggcttaaaagattcgtctcgtggatttcgtctaaactgtgtaattagttttattttttatttatatttaatgcttcatgcacgcgtccaaagattcgatgtgacggagaatcttaaaaaatttggtattttggggtgcaactaaacagggcccGTAGTGCTCGTCTGAGAGAGTAAATAGGAAATATTGCAGTAGTGTACTGTAGTATTTTTCGTGCCACCACTACTTCCATTTCAATATCGAGCCGTATTCAGGTACGGTGTCCATTCTCCATTTCAAATTTCAGCGTGCGTTTGGTCTGAGAGGACTAACAATGTCAGACGGGATCGTTCATTGTAGCTGCTTGTTTTTAACGATGAGATGATttagttttctttttgtttggttGAATTGATGAGGAAGGATGTGATGATAACAATTAACCAGTGGCGGACCTAGGGTTTTACCTCAGGGTATGTCATACAAAAATTTCTACATGCAATTCGATAAAACTATTATCAATTCAGTAAAACCGCGTGCATTAAATAACAAGATAAACCTTAAATTCAAAGGTTAAGCTAGAACTGACAACAAATTACAATATAAATAGTTTGGATGAAATACAAATAGTTTAGAATAGAGCCATAAAAGAGACTTGTCTGACTTATTTATCCGTCGCTTATTGAATAACATGAATGTTTCGATTATATATCTTTAAAGCATATATGGTTCGGCGAACTGCGTATGAATCCGTAATCTAGTGATAATTGATCCGTAATCTAGTGATAATTGATCCACCGATCTGACTAATCTCCCAATACACAAATAATTATGTGAAGTAATTATGTacgcaaaaagaaagaaagaaagaaagaaagaaatgattCAGCGATGGGCAGGCGGCTGGCCGACAAGGGAAGTAGGCAAGCTGCCCGACCTCTCGTAGTCGTCGTCGTCGGACGTCGGCTACTCCGGGACGGCCGGACGCCGCTGCTGATCGCCGATCGCCGATCGCCGATCGCGCAGAGCCGGAGAGCGGCGCGGTGGAGCCTCCGTGCccgtgctgctgctgcctgcaGGCTACAATTGCCTGGATCGGCTGTGCGCCTCTGCCACTGTGGACTGCGGGACCGCTATCTTGATGGAGAAACTCGATTCTCGAGCCGAGGGGAGACCGAGAGACGTCGCCGCGCGTTGCCATTACCGAGCGGGCGTGGAGCTGGTCAGCTGGAGCCTAGAGCGGCGTCCGATCAGCTAGCATTTTTTTTTTGTACATACTCCAGGAGTATACGTATACTACGCCTGCTGCTGGGCCACGACCACCCGGCGTACCCGTCCGCCACTCTATTTCAGATTACAAGAGtgtttggtttttctagattcaTATTTTTTGTTATTCATTTCTAGATATATACACAGGCTCCTACGTCTAAAGACATAATAACTCTAACGCCTTTggaaaaagccaaaacgtcttgtcATTAGAAACGGAGGAGTCATTTAACTTGATGAATAGCAATGCTCTTCCGAAGAGGAATAGCAGCAATATAGCATGTTGGAACCCTCGCAGAAACGACTTAAATCCAATTCGTTGTATACTTAGGGCCCCTTTGGCACGGCTTCACGAGCAGCTTCTCGAGTGGCTTTTGatgaagccgtgccaaacggaCAAAACCAAAACGGCTCACGAGCGAAAGCCGGCGAAAGCCCCTGAAATCCCGCTCTCTACACTTCTCCATCggggagaagccaaaaatagcgGCTCATACCGGCTTCTCCTCGTCCCAACAACTCATTTTCCATCTTTGTCCCGGGAGGATGAGCAGTGGACGACATCGATGCGGGGCCGTAGCTGCCGCCGACGGCGcgacgcggcggcggccatggggcCAGGCGCGGTTGGGGCAGCTGGACTCCCTGCTCcgcccgagagagagagagagatggatggAGGGAGTGGGTGCCGGTAGCTCCTTATCCGAAcgcccgagagagagagagagatggatggAGTGAGGCCGttcggataaggagaagaaaagaagggagaaggaaagaaaaagaaaaaaaagaaagaaaaattaagagaaaaaagaaaaaaggaaaaaaaatataagggtattttggacattTCACATCTTCTTTACACTAGGagaagccgttttgccaaacattTTTGTACAAAATAAGCCAAAGTCAGAAAAAGCTGCTTTTCCATAGCCAAACGGATGCATCTGAACCAAACGCACGCTGAGTGAGACCATGCGCTCCCCTTACCTCGGATGCCTCTCAATGCCAGCGCGCCACCTCACCGGAAGCCCGCACACTCTTGTCCGGAGCTGAGAGGCCTGATCTGCTGCTGCAGAGCACGCCAGCGCCTCAGCGGTCACCGCTCGCCACCGTGTGCATGCGTCCCAAAATATTTTTTAATACCCGCGGTCTCCTAGTCCTAGTCCTAGGGCGCGGCTTCACGTCGCCTTCGTCGCCGCGCGCCGATCAGGCCGGGCCGGGCCCCCACAAGATCCACACATCATCAGGTCATGATGATCATCACTCCATCTCAATTTTCTTGTAGAAACAAGAGGTTTGCAACTACTAAAAAACACAGAGCTGCAGACCACAGCAGACAGACCAGGCCCGAGTGGTGACACTTGTCCGTTTCGCAGCGCGCGCACCGCAGTACGTACACGTTCCTGGCCGGGATCCTATGTTATTATAATAATAATCGCAGGAGGTAATATAATCATGTGGTTTCCGTGGTTAGGACAGAGCAGTAGGTTAGTCGTGGGCGACAGACAGCAGGCGAATATTATCTGCGTGATTGGGCTGCTGATTTGTCCGTCGCGTAGCATTAGCATACGTGCGCGAATCCTCGGCGTGCCGGATGGAGCTCTGCCTGTAGCCTGTTGCCTGCAGGGAGACTCGCGCCGCTGTCCGCTTCCTTAGCCAGCTCGTCGCGGTGACCCAGACGGTCGGGGAATTGGGGTCAGAGTCGGATCGGCAGCAGGACAGCACAGCACGCTTGTGTGTCTACGATAAGTCAATAAGATGTTTATAAATGGTATGCCTTGCAATGGTAGAAACATTTCTTCTTTGATGATGCAAGGGGACTTATCGCAACCACATGAATAGCTTATAGATGCCCACGAGTATTAAAGGAATTATCACGACCGTTGTAAAACCTCACCAATGAACATTTTTATTGAAAGTGATGCTCCTTTCAAAACATATTCCTTGCTGCGATGAGTGACTCCGATTAATCATTCCTTCATGACTAATTCATGCTATCCTTCTTACATGGATGATATAAATTtgcttgctactccctatgccaATTTGTGCGCAATCCATTCTCCTTTGAGACACAACCTTGTCCAATCACTCTCAAAATCACCTTGTCAACTTTGGAATTCTTGATCAAAGTGTCTTACCACAAATTCCTTGATGTCTTTCCTCACCTCGGCCTCTttcaaatctcgaggacgagatttctCTAAGGAGGAAAGAGTTGTCACGACCCGAAAATCGCTACAATTTGTCATAAACATTTAGAACATCAAGTACATCAAAAATTGAAAATCAACCTGTGCTTAGCCCAGCCAAGACCGAGCACTGCCCGACTTGGCGGATCGTCCGACATCACCACCGGACCGTCCGTCAAGACATCTCACAGACTTGGAATAATTCTAGCCCGCACCTGCACTGACGGAGTGTTCGTCGCCATCGGCGGATTGTCCGTCGGAGCCATTGCACAGCCAGGCAGCCTGGTGGACCTTCCATCGCTACAGGCGGATTGTCCGTCGAGATATTTGCATAGTTGGTCAACCAGTCAAGCACACCACCGGATCGTCCGTCACCCACAATAGACTGTCCATCTACACATGTCGACACCTGTAACATGCAATTTGTTGTGCTGTCAcacacacacatcacacacactaCACACCCACCAGCCATCCAcccctccctctccactctctcatTCACGTGAGACACCACGAAAGAGCAAGGAGAAGAGAaacagaggaagagaggagaaagagaaggaaggagaaggggaagagaaaggaggaaggaggaggacgcCCAGCCCTGGCCGGAGGACGTCGGCGACGAGCTGCTGCTCCCCCACGCCCTCACCTTGCCGGAGTTGGAGGAGAAGAGCCCCAAGCTTCATCTTCTTCAAGCTCAAGCCATGGAGGAGCCTGAAGGTCGATCTACGCCCTCAAGGCATCCCAAGCCGAGCTGCTGCACATAGAGCATCCCCACGGCATGGTGAGCACATCCCCGAAGCCCAACATCATCTCCCCCAACATCCCATGGCAACGCCTATGAGCTTCACCTTCATCCATGGCCACCACTACCATGGATGGGGTCGAGCTCCCCATAGCCTATGCATGGCACATCCAACACTTGGAGAAAGTTCCCTACATCACTAGAAAGCGATAGGAATAAACCGCACTCGATTTGGAGTCCGGATGCCCCGGGAATCGATCTCAACATGTTTGCACAGTTGCTGTTCGTCGTTTATCGAATGGTCCGTCATTTTGGCAGAGTGTCCATTGAATTATAGCCAAAACCCGAGAACAGCCTGTGCATATCGGAAGGTTCCGATGTTCTGGCGGAGTGTCTGGTAATCACTGCACATGTGCACAACCCTAACTTGTAAAATCCATAGAAGATGCATTTGacctccaaaaatggtgaaacgagTTTGTTGTGCTCCATAGAAGATTCCCTATCACGTAAGCTTAAATATGGCACCAAAATGCATACTTCATTTTGGACCCAAAATAATGGATTTATAAATTATACACTAGAGAAAGAGAACTCCTAGAGAGCCCCGGCCTCAGTTTTGGTACAACGGAGTGTCCGACAACCATACTGGAGTATCCGCTGCTGCTTAAGGTTGAAAACCCGAGAACACCTTGTTCGTACTGGATGGTCCGTCGCACATAACGAGTATCCGGTGGAACCTAAACACTTAGCAGCCACCAGTATCCTATAGACCTAATTTGATGGATGGTCCGTCATCACAGAGGAACGTTCAGTTGAATTATAAACCGGACACATGGAGGTTCCCGAGAGCACTAATCTAATAGCGGAGGGTCCGATATTAGATCGAAGAGTCCAATGTCCCTAGTATGTCCTTTTCCCTGTAAGTCCCATAACCACCGGACCGTCCGTCATTCATGCCGGACTATCCAATAACACAAATCGACAGTCCTCCAATATATACCGGAACACTCACTCTTATAACACTAGAACCAacttaaataaatatcattacaTGACACCTCATATCTTGTACTCTCAACTCCCTCTTGCATGATTAGTATAATGTCATTCATACATAAGTATCTCATACATGGACATAAGGTACGCGATATTAGAGAGACGCCAAGTGATGTTCCAAGCTATGGGAACCTCGCTCTTCCAActggcaggcaccccactactatcaaccctattttggatacttattgagtttcattatgagttatgcattactTGTAGTCTTGGATAGTGGTCTCATTTACATTACACCTAGAGTCACTTCTTAATCTATTAGAAGCCATTCACCTGAACAATGGGAATGGGAACGCGTAGCTTCTTATTGCTTAGTTCTTTGGGCAATGGTAGAAGTTGATTGTGAGAACGAAACTCATACTCGcatgtgtaggatgctacacGTGGATAACTAACTACTAAAActaatgagggtacaacttgatcTACCTTACTAATCTGGCTAAAGACTTGTTGGTGTTTCAGAccaggggggtcctcaaccaactagtaaatttgtactgcgtgttcctgaccccggatggtgatgcaaagagacacaaggcttatactggttcaggcaatcggtgccctacgtccagtctgagagatcgatcttgtattccttgcaccgaagtgcttgtagtagggggttacaagctggtgaGAGAGGAAGCTAATCCCAAGTCTCGGCGTGGagcggtgcgggctgcttgagacgttgctcttaggCAGCGGGGGAGTGAGCATGTTACAGGGTGTTGCTTGTGTGTGCGTGTGTTTGTTTTTTAGAAATGGCccaggtcctttccttttatagttgaaggggggacaagggtagtacgtgtgctaactacatggcgtcgtgcgaacggaggcggcgtgtccgagccctgtagcctgttcctgtggcggcatggCCGTCAGGAGTGGATCCGTCCTTGAAAGTACtaggggcgacgtgctggtcacatccgatcctgtgcgtcatgggagctctagggctacctcgaagcgggcATGGCGGTCGGCGTGCGGGTCGCTGTAGGTTGACTGCGTGCGAAgctgaggctcggttggtgcctagGGCGAACCGTCATGGGGGGGTCTCGGAcagacgtgaatctcgagatagccgaggccctgacgtagagtgccgaggctcggagggagcggttgatcttgtacactgattctgaggcgatgatgacctggactagacttcccatgccgcgttgtctttgGGGCGGGGGTtatggggcacagtgtagtgcaggcgctgatcgtgggcacagcaccagaacatagtggctggtaatccccgcCGCGCCTTGTCCTAgctggtatggcgttgatgcgactccttgtcccaTCGACcattccgtggtgtcgagccatcgtccggctgagattgcgggagtggttgacgcattaatgggacgtgatgtgctgttgggaagactggtcgaggcgggagcggtGGATTACtgccaagccagcctcgagcgatacggtgAATTGCTGTCTCGTTCGAGGACTGTACGCacagggcctcgagcgagacggagattgggctacttgtcgaggcctcccacgagaggcctcgcgtgaggtgGAGATTTGTCCGGGCGCCGAGGCCTCGTGTgcgaggcctcgtgcgaggcggagagccgatgggctcggacggggcctgTGGTtaacccacggcttaccttctggctttgttgttgatggggtttaagtgactcttttggtgtacgctcggggtaccctgttttatggtacccgacagtagcccccgagtcttagggggagtgcgagcactcttcctgagggtttgtcgagacttggcttgcagccgctcctgtagggattgtgttttgttttttgaggtttcggtgggtgcgcgcgaagCGCACCCTGcccggtgtagcccccgaggccctagaggagtggatttactcctccaggggcttttttcgtattgagtgaggagtttttatcgtatttgccgagcccacaagtgcgagttcgggtcgcggggcttcggcaaggtcgcaggaagagccctcgagcctctgcactggagcaagagggcgattaggggttcccctgactttttgtgtgaccctcatgcttccttttcgctcagaaggaggggggatatgccaggctaccctcggtgggtgcgagcgatgacatct is part of the Miscanthus floridulus cultivar M001 chromosome 9, ASM1932011v1, whole genome shotgun sequence genome and encodes:
- the LOC136482452 gene encoding uncharacterized protein translates to MACLSPSPSGRRLSELLEEKQEPFVLDLHLLEKGCSSSRLLDGYDTALCWPAVADGNDAAAAVLRRLTSKKSKATARATAGGGKKQQQQQQPAGGLLQLLLSKILRGSSRAAAAQRKPAKLQFSDSFKLAATATNPAAVPPAPCSDDRRHMELDAVKTAAAADDAVKAQDTTVERYDSDSDDEKQQLSPVSVLDHPFESSSVHGKLLLSPSSKGAAATMDVFRDLLDAAYSPALLAQLLAKSEDLQLRDGADEDDCYYRTSPKHSSNDESAAAYWDAHREELARVSELVASELPTSKLVAADVEPERRDVGAEVEAAVFEALIRELVVDHRSCGC